The Gemmatimonas phototrophica region CGTCCTGTTCTTCAATCACTTCGGCGGGGACCTCGTAATACTGCATGACTTCGCCGCCTTCGCCGAACGGCCGGAAGGGTCCCATCCCCTTGGCTTCGTAATGGTGGCGCGTCCGCTCATCCACCTTGAAGTACAGCACGTCATTGCCAATGAGCGCAAAGAACGTGGTGCCGCAATAGATGCCCACCCCGCCAAACATGTCGCGCGCACGAATGTCCGGGAGCGCCCGGGTGAGGTGCTCCAGCACGAACGCGCGGTAGGTGGCCGTAACCGTCATGGATGCATTGTCGGTACCAGCCCCGGCCGCGTCAATACAGGAATTCCCGGCCAGCTGCCTGGTGGGCCCGCAGCGATCCACCAGACACGTGGGGAGCTCATCCGCCCAGGGCCGTGCGCTGCAGGGTGCCGGTCAGCGTCGTTCCGGCCAGGTTGAGAAACAGCTCCCCGTCCGTGACAGACAGCTCGAAGCTCAGACGACGGTCCAGCTGCTCCACGATCGCGTCCGTCAGCTCCCGCTCAAACACGTAGCATTCAATCTGATCCACCTTGTGGATGCGTTCGCCGGCAATCTGCCGCAGCCACACCGTGGGATCCTTGTGCGTGTACACCACCACCCTGGGGGCCGCCTTGCTGGCCTTGTGCAACCGGGCCGCGTCGGGCAAGCCGATTTCTATCCACGTCGTAATGGTACCGGTCAGATCACGCACACTGACCGTGGGATCATCCGGGTCCGAAACGCCTTTCGAGAACCCGATGCCTTCGCGGTATTCCAGGCAATAGGCCAGGAGCCGGGTCACGAAGTACTCCGGCGATTCCGACGGGTGCATGGCCATGCGGAACTCCAACTGCTCGTACACACCACGATCCACGTGCGCGAGCGACACGTTCATGGTGTACATCGTGGAGGTCAGCGCCATGTGCGCTCCGTCACCACGTTCGCGCGCGTGGTCCAAAGGTTGCTCCGTGTGAGGGTACACCCTTTTGTGGAGTCACCTGTGGACATTGTGACATGGCTCATCGTTGGACTCGTCGCCGGTGTGCTCGCCTCACTCGTCGTGGGAGGCGTGGGATTGGTGGGAAACATCGTCGTCGGCATCGTGGGCGCCTTCGTGGGCGGATGGATCTTCCGCCAGCTGGGCGTCAGTGCGCCCCTCCCGGGATTGGGCGGGGTGATCTTCACGGCCTTTATCGGCGCCATGGTGACGCTCCTGTTGCTGCATTTCGTCAGCGGCAGACGAAAAACCGTGGCCTGAGCACGCTCAAGCCACGGTTCGCTGGCGACGCACCCCGCACTTAGCGGCAGTGCGTCAGCCAGCCGTGCCGATCTTCGAGCTGTCCCTTGGCAATGCCAAGGTATTCCGTCTGCAACTGCTTGGTGATGGGGCCCACGCGCCCGGCGCCAATCGTGATGCGGTCGATGCTACGCACCGGTGTCAACTCGGCCGCCGTGCCCGTAAAGAACACTTCGTCGGCCATGTAGAGCATCTCGCGCGGAATGTGCAGTTCGCGCACCGGAATGCCGGCGTCGGCCGCCAGCTGCATAATGGTGTGGCGCGTAATGCCGCCGAGAATGCTGCCATCGAGCGGCGTCGTGATGATGGTGCCCTTGGACACCATGAACACGTTCTGCCCGGAGCCCTCGCTCACCACGCCGCTGGGGCTCAGCGCAATGCCTTCGGCGTAGCCGTTGGCGATCGCTTCCATCTTGATGAGCTGACCGCTGAGGTAGTTGCCGGCGATCTTGGCCATGGCCGGAATGGTATTGGGCTGCACGCGCTGCCAGCTGGAAATGCACGCGTCCACACCGGCGTCGAGCGCTTCGTCGCCCAGATACGCCCCCCAGGGCCAGCAGGGGAGATACGTCTCCACCGGCGCGCCAATGGGCACCATGCCCGCCGTGCCGTAGCCGCGCACGACCATGGGGCGTAAATAGCACGACTCGACCCCGTTGCGGGCCACCACTTCGCGCGACGCCTCGAAGAGCTCGTCCAGCGTGTAGGGCACATCCATGCGATAAATCTTGCACGAATGCAGCAGCCGCTCGAGATGCTCGCGCAGTCGGAAGATGGCCGGTCCCTTGGGGGTGCTGTAGGCACGGATGCCTTCAAAGGCCGACGATCCGAACTGCACGGAATGGCTGAGCACGTGGATCGTGGCGTCGGCCCACGGAATGAAATGGCCATCGCGCCAGATCCACTGCGTCTCGGTAATGCGGCTCATGTGCGGAAGTGCTGAAGGAGCGGAGAACGATCGGCAAGCGATCAGAGCAGGGACTTCACGGCGCCGCCGTCCACCAGCACGGCCTGCCCCGTCATGAATCCTGCCCGCGTAGAACACAGGAAAGCTATCACGGCGGCCAGCTCCTCGGGGCGTCCCACCCGCCCCAGCGGCG contains the following coding sequences:
- a CDS encoding TfoX/Sxy family protein, which produces MTVTATYRAFVLEHLTRALPDIRARDMFGGVGIYCGTTFFALIGNDVLYFKVDERTRHHYEAKGMGPFRPFGEGGEVMQYYEVPAEVIEEQDALRLWADDAVAVGRRAKQRKVKRAS
- a CDS encoding GlsB/YeaQ/YmgE family stress response membrane protein, whose amino-acid sequence is MDIVTWLIVGLVAGVLASLVVGGVGLVGNIVVGIVGAFVGGWIFRQLGVSAPLPGLGGVIFTAFIGAMVTLLLLHFVSGRRKTVA
- a CDS encoding branched-chain amino acid transaminase, encoding MSRITETQWIWRDGHFIPWADATIHVLSHSVQFGSSAFEGIRAYSTPKGPAIFRLREHLERLLHSCKIYRMDVPYTLDELFEASREVVARNGVESCYLRPMVVRGYGTAGMVPIGAPVETYLPCWPWGAYLGDEALDAGVDACISSWQRVQPNTIPAMAKIAGNYLSGQLIKMEAIANGYAEGIALSPSGVVSEGSGQNVFMVSKGTIITTPLDGSILGGITRHTIMQLAADAGIPVRELHIPREMLYMADEVFFTGTAAELTPVRSIDRITIGAGRVGPITKQLQTEYLGIAKGQLEDRHGWLTHCR
- a CDS encoding YaeQ family protein — translated: MALTSTMYTMNVSLAHVDRGVYEQLEFRMAMHPSESPEYFVTRLLAYCLEYREGIGFSKGVSDPDDPTVSVRDLTGTITTWIEIGLPDAARLHKASKAAPRVVVYTHKDPTVWLRQIAGERIHKVDQIECYVFERELTDAIVEQLDRRLSFELSVTDGELFLNLAGTTLTGTLQRTALGG